In one Streptomyces sp. NBC_01241 genomic region, the following are encoded:
- a CDS encoding Mucin-2, translating into MVAFHASALDGVARNPALPTPLLLRLLAFDGGGDGPPRHALQRAGLPEPAVAVILAHPNPGARIDFAMSTRAEPAQRARLADDPSPKVRAALAYGPEWRDPRTTVAPLPDDVCARLLDDPDLSVRTALLDSPHLVPSFVASLATHRDPAARRSAARAWEKLPPGERLALLADPDPEVRRTAALGKCRRDARVTAELLRDPKSAAEVRRRGLFHRADAERCVAERTHLAALAENPSLPIDLVERLAVDPDEAVRLAVSLRPELDETRRMSIDFTVEAFARGDVEWVRDGLADPEVLRRAATSAHPLLRRTVAQSPHLPPDLMRLLARTEDPLVEDLLGMYHPDTPEEVLMRVYARLGGTFSAWMAETHPRFPREGLAARYADHPDGNYRRLAVRDPAATPTLIERLSHDPAVWTRQAAAGDPRLPLHRLREALHVPELASSAGANPALPEDEMAAVLDRAGVPA; encoded by the coding sequence ATGGTCGCGTTCCACGCGTCCGCGCTGGACGGAGTCGCCCGCAACCCGGCGCTGCCGACACCGTTGCTGCTGCGCTTGCTCGCCTTCGACGGCGGCGGTGACGGCCCGCCCCGTCACGCCCTCCAGCGGGCTGGACTTCCCGAGCCAGCCGTCGCGGTGATCCTGGCTCACCCGAACCCTGGCGCTCGGATCGACTTCGCGATGAGCACCAGGGCAGAGCCCGCGCAGCGGGCCCGGCTCGCGGACGACCCTTCCCCCAAGGTGCGGGCCGCTCTCGCGTACGGACCCGAGTGGCGCGACCCGCGTACAACGGTCGCGCCGCTGCCGGACGACGTGTGCGCCCGCCTGCTCGACGACCCCGACCTTTCCGTACGGACGGCCCTGCTGGACTCGCCCCATCTGGTGCCGTCGTTCGTGGCCTCGCTGGCCACGCACCGCGATCCGGCAGCGCGCCGGAGCGCGGCGCGCGCATGGGAGAAGCTGCCGCCGGGCGAGCGGTTGGCGCTGCTTGCCGACCCCGACCCCGAGGTGCGACGGACCGCCGCGCTGGGGAAGTGCCGACGGGACGCACGCGTCACCGCCGAACTCCTCCGCGATCCGAAGTCCGCCGCCGAGGTGCGGCGCCGTGGGCTCTTCCACCGCGCCGACGCCGAACGGTGCGTCGCCGAGCGGACGCACCTGGCCGCCCTCGCCGAGAACCCGTCGCTGCCCATCGACCTCGTGGAGCGGCTCGCTGTCGACCCCGACGAGGCCGTACGGCTCGCGGTCTCCCTGAGGCCGGAACTGGACGAGACACGACGCATGTCGATCGACTTCACAGTGGAGGCCTTCGCCAGGGGGGACGTGGAGTGGGTACGGGACGGGCTCGCCGACCCCGAGGTGCTGCGACGGGCCGCGACCTCCGCCCACCCGCTGCTCCGGCGCACCGTCGCCCAGAGCCCCCACCTGCCGCCCGACCTCATGCGCCTGCTCGCACGCACCGAGGACCCGCTGGTGGAAGACCTCTTGGGCATGTACCACCCCGACACCCCGGAGGAGGTCCTGATGCGTGTGTACGCGCGGCTCGGTGGCACGTTCTCCGCCTGGATGGCGGAGACGCACCCCCGCTTCCCCCGCGAGGGTCTCGCCGCGCGCTACGCGGACCACCCGGACGGCAACTACCGTCGGCTGGCCGTCCGGGACCCGGCCGCCACACCCACGCTGATCGAACGGCTCAGCCATGACCCCGCGGTCTGGACACGCCAGGCGGCGGCCGGCGACCCGCGCCTCCCGCTCCACCGGCTCCGCGAGGCGCTTCATGTCCCTGAACTGGCCTCCAGCGCGGGTGCCAACCCTGCGCTCCCCGAGGACGAGATGGCCGCGGTCCTGGACAGGGCCGGCGTTCCCGCCTGA